The following is a genomic window from Amyelois transitella isolate CPQ chromosome 23, ilAmyTran1.1, whole genome shotgun sequence.
gttttatattattccgatttctatgggCTTATACTTAGAAAAAGACCAGAAACATTTGAGTACTTGCAATCGTAAGACATCACTTTTCACAATCTTAAGAAAgagaaagttttttatttgttgtgatCATTTAATCAGTAGAATTTTGcacattaatataaataaaatagttacaaCATGTTTACCAccaacatatatacatataacacgtctttatcgctCACGGGGTAGGCGGTGTTTTcaacttacatataaaaacgttctggcaaaaagtcaggtcaagattaaCCGAAGATTTtgcatgaaaattattatgaatgtggatgaagcgaaagaagtgtgcagggatagTGGAAAGATAGATCGTAGTTTATccttcgggaaagagatgtgattttatgtatctaaaAAAATCGTTATTTTAATGACGATTACGTTTTTGTGATGAACtcatcacaaaaacaaaattgaatcAGCAAATAGGACTTTTGATGTAACTTTTTGtgtaacaagaaaaaatatattccgtAGATTTCTACGCATTTAGACTAAAATTTGATATAACTTAGGTATCTAATTGTATAAGATAGGCATATTTTCTATGCTTGTACAGTTTGTGAatgaattttttgtaaaatctgtcatattgtttttatgtacaaccattttattgtttattacgCTTATTAGTtctgtaaaaatgtaattctaATCACAAAATCATAGACAACACAGACAATCCCTCCAaaagttgaaaatattgaGAGAGAAATGAATTAGGACGCTTAAATTCCGTTTCAAACAGGGAGTCGTGTGTGTAAAACATATATGGCACCAACACTCTCTTCCATCTTTACGTgatcccagttgcaccctcagCCATTGTGCTTCGGGGCCTGATGTCTGCAATGGCATCCATACTATTAgcgaatattataaactactaAGAATGAGGAAAACTGTAGTATAATCCGTTTCAAAAAAGATTAACGAATCTAAAATGgcgtcatgtttttttttccaaaactgTCATTTCTACAAAACTTGCAGTGACAGATCGTAACGTAAAAaagtgtaaatttaaaatatttctttaatataatatttaaaaaaattatttctgtacattaaatatatttacataaaaacaatattaagtcaatgaagaaacaaaataatttgaaaaaataactataatcaCCACGcgaaacaaacattttacgaaacaaacaaatagCTGTTTTTCATGCAGTACCACCGTATGTGTAAGTAAAGGCGGCAATACTGTGCAAGTGAGAGGGCATGATTTTTGCAGCTATTTTAGAttcgtttatttattgaaattgaaacGGGCCATTATTCGTTCGGTACTCAATACAAACTGTCAAAAGATATTTCATTGAGACATTTGTTTGTTGCAGAGTTGACCATCTAGTAAACTATAACACAAACAGTGTGTTTTTGTAAACTGTATTGTTTATTCAAGGAATTGTGTGAAAATGTTGtgtatgcaaaaataaaatttaattgttgttCGTGTTGTAATTGAACTAGTGAAAATAAGAATGTGACTAGGATTAGACGTTTTTTcatgtattttctttaaaaaaaagtgatattgATTTTCAAATGGCGTTTTTGCCTTGACACTTTTTGATCTTAACATAGTACAGTATTAActcctttttctattttaatgatatatgAAGCTATTTActgtcaaaaattttaaaaaatttctacaaaatttggcaaagaatattttttttataaacgtgTGAGATAATGAATTAGTATAAGCAAGCGTGTCAACTGTTGGCTTATCCTATGTATCGCACAGTAtaaagtgttattttttttttacagtagTCAATTTTTCTGAGCATGTTTAGTTCAtaatactgataaaattttatgatatctCTAAAGATCTCTTAATTTTTTGTCATTCAATAAAAGTTAAGAGAAATTCGGAATTTTTTAGTTTctatactattaaaaatatctgaagTACTCTTATTTGCACATCATGTTACAAActtgttttgaaaatttgtGCTCACTAAACCACTCTGTATATTTCAAAGGTTTCgttaaaaatcttataaacataatagtgaatgtatataatatttaagaaaaaaaagccACTAAATagtgtttgaaaaaaaaatgtaagtaaaagtaagtataatatttatatcaaaacaCAATTACTGATTTGCGGGGCGAATATCGTGGGTTGGAAGACGCCTAGTCAAACATTTGTTTAGAGGAGGCAAGACTGAAGAACGTGAATGACGGTATCTTGTgataactaatataatataacaagAGATAGCGGTACTTTTGGctagtacattagtttgattaccAACCAATGTTATTACGGCAaggggaaaatatcgtgaggaaaccagcACATTCATACAACTGTATGTGTAACCAAgattcaatatgggttagttttccctgtaaaggttgcggaggtcagacgggagtcatccattttattttgattacgGATTCGGTTTCCTCCTCCGCTATTACCGAAAGTACGTTAATCTCTTAGTCTATAAAAGGTGAAGGGACCGcttattgaaatttgaaaataatcttAACTGAAGTGTAgttaaggattttttttttgtttaaaatgtatactacgctataatttttttaatatttaataggtTTACACGTGATGGTGGCAAATATCTTTATACACATTGGAATATTGCACTGTGAAAAACTaacttttaaaagaaattttgtcGGAAAGGTAACTTAAcgttttttcatttttttttcatatgaaaattttatattaaaagcagCGTAGTTTAGCATAATTTAAGTCATGAAGATTTGCATTAATTATGAAGGTTCACATGCATTTTGATGGGACCCCTTATAAGCAAGCttctaaaaaaaactgatttatCAACTTGCAGACATTTTGTCACGTCTGCATTTCTGactgggtagacagtgccTCGAGTTAAATACTGAGATCACGTTTAGTTATTACCATACTAGTTTTTATGCATACTTATACTTACAAACTCCAATTTAGTATGAACTTTATTGTAACGGTGTAtcatttatagaaataatataatgataaGACTACCATAAATGTATATCAAGcgaatcaaattaaattcgtTGGTGATTGAATAAAAACCATTAATTTACGTTTActtcccttttttttaaagtcatatctggttcctttagtaattataagattttgtattttttattaaaaaatactcgtaatacCGTTAagggaattattattttgcacaattattgcatttcataattaatgctttgtttatgtttaagaTAGCGTCGTgctatgttttaataaaattattgtatttacagtatttattatgttgcTAAGAAGTTAtgttataatttcatttttaatatcagCTTGTCAACTTTGGACCTCTTTTATTAGAaaccttattaaaaataatggcgttttaataacattgatTCCCCCGCGTAAAAGAGAAGTATGAAAAATGGAAGCATATGACTTGagagataaattttatcaaagtataaatgaaggggtGCTATAATATTTGGCGTCGGATTTACACTTAGTAAATTTCACTTTGAACCTAAATGGAGCATTTTTGCCTGTTTAAAAGAAAGCAGTCTGGTTTTTGTCcgcaatattaataatatctgttttaaatcaatgttctgttttaaatcaatgtCTGAACTTAATTACTGATCGATATCATTcctaattaaatacttatctaTGCTATTTTTGCTATCGTAAaccaacaaacatacatttgaaatgtaaaaaaatagggCTTTCATTTTTACGAgagatttttcattataaattatgccacttaaaaatatgactATGTAATAATCATTATCGATAAATGATATATTCTGTAAtcgttgtaaatttatttttgtctgtatttgtaattttaacatgGCGCCGATCATCCAGGaatcaataaaactaataaactacaaaagaatgcattttatttcttttttctatgttATTAGAGTTCACGAACAGTATATCGCCTCTCTCTCTATCTATATCaataaagcaaaaagtaaACGTTACAACGTTGCTGGTAAGCAagcaacaataaaataacagagaaaagagatgaatggaggacgctccacataaaacaaattgttctCAATCTTGCACCACCGACCTCGCATTAGACGTGGATAACTCCATTAGCTTCTGTTTTATTTCAGATATCTGTAATTGAATTCCATAAATGACGTCCACAATTCAAaagcagaaataaaaaaatataatttcgcCTGAAAAATTTGCACGACAAACTATACTTAACTTATAATGATAcgtatacattcatacatatagtcacgtctatatcccttttggggtagacagagccagcagtcttgaaaaggctgaaaggcaacgttcaacTATAGGTATGgctaattgagattcaaataaagttaattagcctttcccCTAGTTCCCTTctatgacatccatgagacatgtgaaatatatggagtagtcctattctaaaatgccaggaaccacacggcacataagtACAACAATGATACTCACTTTCTGTATTTCATTCAACAGCACCTTCTGTTCAGTTCTCGGCGTCATGTCCTTCCGATTCAGGTCGATAGCTTCTAAATTCTCAAACAACTGCTTTATCTTCAACGCTAAATGTACATCATTAGCACTCTTCCTTGGCACAGTGGGTTTAGACCTTCGTATCAACCTTTTCCTATATTTATCTGGGAGGTCTTTTTCTATATCTTCTCTGGTCAAAAGAGTCATGTATTCTGGGTTGATGCCGTATGGGAAGGATTTTGGCTCCAATTTGTAAGTGCCATCGGCTGTGTGTTGTTTAATTCTGTAGTCTCGGCGCCAGTTTTGTAATAACTGGATGTTTCTAGAACGTTAATTCAGTtgatttgaattattattttttaagttatatttgcTGTTTAACCGCTTTCAAAAGAAAAGGTTTGCCGTTCGAACTCTATGAAGcctgtatttatgtatgtttgtccgctgatccgattttgatgcggttctcaggaaagtgtttgtaaCACTTAGGAGGATTTGAAAATTTagccgacttcaaaaaaggaggatgaCGATTGGAGGTTATTCTGTCTCGCTGTGTGGCAGTCACGGTTACATCCTCATGTCtccggagaggagcctgggatGCGGTTTTTGATCATGATCCTGGGTTGGGTGATTagggtttttacatgaagccaTTCCCACATGTCCTATGCAACATAGCCCATATTGATTTATACCATAAAGTGCACTAGATGTTTTtgttccttagtcgccttttacgacatcttatatgggaaagatatttgagtggtcctattcaagTGCTGGGAAGCAcactacatttttattttggtaatgTATAAACGCTTGAAATAGAATTTCATATGCATTGGCAAATATAGGTATCGTATTAATCTAAATACGaatccaattttaaataaagctcTGAAACAAATTAATGGTCACTGCAGGTTTGTAATCACCTTAAGCAACAATAAACTAAAATCTGGTCTACAATAAGTTTACTGATGTGTTATTCCTTGGATTGAGATGTAAATACGTAAACTTACTTCCTATCTTGCAGAATCTTCTCCCTCTTAGCCAACAAATCTTTGTGCTTTTTAATAGCCAGATCTTTCAGATAACTTTGCTTGATCTTCAGATTCGCCATTTCCTTACAGTCCGCTTGGCTGGGCACAACATACTTTGAACTCTGACTGTATGGCGTTAAAGTCTTGTATCGACTTTTAGCCAATTTAGGATATTTccctttatttttctcataatattcttcGTCGGTTTCCACTTCCTTTTCGTTCAGTTTTATTGATAGTGGTTCTTCTTTCATTTTGCTTCTATCAAGCACCGAATTATAACTGAGACCTTGACTAAGAGTGTCGAATGTAATAGTACTCTGAGTTTCAGACAAATCTGTTTTCGACTGTTCAAAAATGTCGTCCACATATTTATTgttcaaaaatgttaatattttcaatagacCTGCATTGAGAATATCCTTTGGTGGATATGTCAAAGGGTTTCCGCTAAATTGCAATACTTTTAGATTGAGAGTGCCTAATTCATGGGGGAGGGaagtaagtttattgttttgtagCAATAAGTGTGTAAGACTAGGATGATTCTGAATGGATTTCGGAATTTCAGTCAGATAGTTGTCTCTCAAGTCTAACCACATCAAGCTTGGGAGCGATGGGAAGAAATCGTCGGGaagagttttaattttattactttttaggTATAACACCTGCAATAGAAAGAACATGTTATTGCCTTTAATTTACACTTTCTccgtaccaaatttcatcaaaattggttcagtggtttaggcgtgaaagcgtaacagacagagAAGAAGCGGACCCCCAGGCCCCGGAACGGTAGTgatggagggtgcaactgagAACACGCCAAGTGAGAGATAAGGTAAAAAATTATGCCTAGGAACTTACGGTTAGCAATTTATTGTCAAATTTTGGAACTATCTCCAATCCGGTAGCAGATAAATCACAGGTGGTATCTTTGGATAAGACCTCGTCATATAAATTAGTAGAAATAGATACTTCCGACATTGGCAGCTAGACTTATAAAGAATAAGGTACTATAATATAAGTTGCCCTATTTGtttcgttttgtttattttaatctcagcGTTTCGTTTGATAGATCGATAAAATTGCTTAGCaaactatttatttcggaATTCTGTCTGacgcaaatattttaaaaatggcgCGCGCGtgctctttttttttgtcagtaGTGTTAATTTTCGATACAGCCAATTCAGATGTATCAAAATTCATGTTAATGTTACAATAACCTAAGTCTAAGGTAGTAATAGAACCAAGAAAACtcaaatatagatttttcagctaagattttcaaaattgtttcatttttataaaactgacTAGTGGGAAAGAGAGATAGGCAGCATAGTTTTTTATCATTGTTTCTgggattgaaaaaataaacacaaatgaaaaaagtagtgttgtgtaaaattttaacatataaattgttataatcgataaaatataaatgcaatTCTATAAtagtaaagatattacaaacaaataaaatgtatcatTGGAGTTTGAATGACAAAATTAGACAAAATGACTGTAACAATTTAAGATTGAagattttgagtttattcgttgcaaacgtacaaaaatacaacatttttctttttattatcagtgTGGATGTGGATAAATATCTGAATCATTAGTTAATcgacataataaattaatcgaTTAAAGAATGATTATTCGATTCCATTGACACATACCTGCTTAAGCATAATTAACACGTCACTAGCTCAGTTACAAGATGGCGAACGTGCGAGATAGTGATACATCTTTGTGGCTCCACAATAAACTTGGAACATCGAATGATTCGTGGACAAGTGGTTCAATTTGTACACAATTAAATGCGGAAGTTCTGAAAAATATCAAAGATTGTTTTCCAGATTTGCAAACTCAAgtgaaactaaaattactgCTAAGTTTCTTTCATATCCCGCGCAGAAATGTTGAAGAGGTAACTTTTCTCTTTGGTTGTTCTATGATTTGCGTAACTGTTGTGCTTTATGTCTCTTTCCTTTACACGTAAAATAGGTTGATTGAAAAGAGATATAAAATGATGATAAATgcaatagttttatttgttgtcaTAAAAcgctttaaaataatgtttagaaagatattgtttttgtttaaaaaaaaatcaaaatttct
Proteins encoded in this region:
- the LOC106130717 gene encoding uncharacterized protein LOC106130717 — encoded protein: MSEVSISTNLYDEVLSKDTTCDLSATGLEIVPKFDNKLLTVLYLKSNKIKTLPDDFFPSLPSLMWLDLRDNYLTEIPKSIQNHPSLTHLLLQNNKLTSLPHELGTLNLKVLQFSGNPLTYPPKDILNAGLLKILTFLNNKYVDDIFEQSKTDLSETQSTITFDTLSQGLSYNSVLDRSKMKEEPLSIKLNEKEVETDEEYYEKNKGKYPKLAKSRYKTLTPYSQSSKYVVPSQADCKEMANLKIKQSYLKDLAIKKHKDLLAKREKILQDRKNIQLLQNWRRDYRIKQHTADGTYKLEPKSFPYGINPEYMTLLTREDIEKDLPDKYRKRLIRRSKPTVPRKSANDVHLALKIKQLFENLEAIDLNRKDMTPRTEQKVLLNEIQKISEIKQKLMELSTSNARSVVQD